One Xiphophorus hellerii strain 12219 chromosome 1, Xiphophorus_hellerii-4.1, whole genome shotgun sequence DNA segment encodes these proteins:
- the dffb gene encoding DNA fragmentation factor subunit beta, producing MFGLFKKNKPVKIRGYSGDRKYGIASKDVKELIKKGCKLLQLPLSGAHVCLYEDGTIVTEDFFPTLPDNCELVLLSRDQTWSGVVCDIGRLLNTDRHADGLIEAAKGLLSDEKSFKRRKVLTDLLQNLEDRSDLESREEDEDWFTGVDVRFKTKSAYMKYNCESRIRGYMKEVDSATNGTQKAKVKEEFLKTSKCLVEMLKNDKYNGKYFDRTEKESGRLCTKEGWFTCQGSFEQKLCQSLHSINPYGSRESRIVFSTWNLDHRIEKKRTIIPALLEALQTHKTADINLNYFYQMLFTRENLKLVHIVCHKKGAHNLMCDTNKMFRTSKNARKAKEDTKGKKKRCT from the exons ATGTTCGGACtcttcaagaaaaacaaacctgttAAAATTCGAGGTTATAGTGGGGACAGAAAATACGGCATTGCTTCTAAAGATGTAAAGGAGCTGATTAAAAAGGGCTGTAAGCTGTTACAG CTGCCACTTTCTGGTGCTCATGTGTGTTTATATGAAGATGGAACGATAGTGACAGAGGATTTCTTTCCCACTCTGCCTGATAACTGCGAACTTGTTCTTCTGTCAAGGGATCAGACATGGAGCGGAG TCGTTTGTGACATTGGTCGGTTACTGAACACCGATCGCCACGCTGACGGTCTCATTGAAGCAGCGAAGGGTCTTCTCTCCGACGAGAAATCTTTCAAGAGGCGTAAAGTCCTTACTGACCTGCTGCAGAACCTGGAGGACAGATCAGATctggagagcagagaggaggatgAAGACTGGTTTACTG GTGTCGATGTGCGATTCAAAACAAAGTCTGCCTACATGAAGTACAACTGTGAAAGCAGAATACGGGGCTACATGAAGGAG GTGGACAGTGCAACCAACGGCACACAGAAAGCTAAAGTGAAagaggagtttttaaaaacatccaagTGCCTGGTTGAGATGCTGAAAAATGACAAGTACAACGGTAAATACTTCGATAGGACTGAAAAGGAGTCTGGGCGCCTCTGCACTAAGGAAGGATGGTTTACCTGTCAG GGATCCTTTGAGCAGAAATTGTGCCAGTCGCTCCATTCAATCAACCCGTATGGCAGCAGAGAGAGCAGGATCGTCTTCAGCACTTGGAACCTTGATCACAG GATTGAAAAGAAGAGGACTATCATACCTGCTCTGCTGGAGGCTCTGCAGACTCATAAGACCGCAGACATAAACTTGAACTACTTCTACCAAATGCTGTTCACCAGGGAAAACCTCAAGCTAGTGCACATCGTCTGCCACAAAAAGGGAGCGCACAACCTGATGTGTGACACCAATAAGATGTTCAGGACTAGTAAAAATGCGAGGAAAGCAAAAGAAGATACCAAAGGGAAGAAAAAGCGTTGtacctaa